One Oenanthe melanoleuca isolate GR-GAL-2019-014 chromosome 3, OMel1.0, whole genome shotgun sequence DNA segment encodes these proteins:
- the QPCT gene encoding glutaminyl-peptide cyclotransferase, producing the protein MAGIAARLLGALCLAACLPPALGRDAGAQWTLEKYSHQARILGSDAIQKVVANTDISEMWENDLRPILIERYPGSQGNYIVRQHIKHRLQTLKAGWEIEEDTFQRYTPYGYKTFSNIIGTLDPSAKRHLVLACHYDSKFFGQQWQGRVFVGATDSAVPCAMMLELARALDNKLQLIKGSSTSSPDLSLQLIFFDGEEAFVRWSPSDSLYGSQHLAQKMASTPHPPGSTTTNQLQGIDLFVLLDLIGAPNPIFPNYFQNTLRWFQRLQAIEKKLHNMNLLKNHRAEIQYFQSTLHRGLVEDDHVPFLLRGVPVLHLIPSPFPAVWHTMKDTEENLDKATIDNLNKIMQVFVLEYLNL; encoded by the exons ATGGCCGGGATCGCCGCCCGGCTGCTCGGGGCGCTGTGCCTCGCTGCCTGCCTGCCCCCGGCGCTCGGCAGGGACGCCGGAGCGCAGTGGACCCTGGAGAAG TATTCTCACCAAGCAAGAATTTTAGGTTCTGATGCTATTCAAAAAGTTGTGGCCAACACGGATATTTCTGAAATGTGGGAGAATGATTTGCGCCCTATCCTGATAGAAAGATACCCAGGATCACAAGGAAATTACATCGTGAGACAG CATATCAAGCACCGTCTTCAAACCTTAAAGGCTGGTTGGGAAATTGAAGAAGATACATTTCAGAGATACACACCATATGGctataaaacattttcaaatattattgGCACTCTTGACCCCTCTGCAAAACGCCATCTCGTACTTGCTTGCCACTACGACTCAAAATTCTTTGGACAGCAATGGCAGGGCAGAGTGTTTGTGGGAGCAACTGATTCAGCTGTGCCTTGTGCTATGATGTTGGAGCTGGCACGGGCCCTGGACAACAAGCTTCAGTTAATCAAG ggcagctcGACATCAAGCCCAGACCTTTCACTTCAGCTCATTTTCTTTGATGGTGAAGAAGCCTTTGTTCGGTGGTCCCCTTCCGATTCCCTCTACGGATCCCAACACTTGGCTCAAAAAATGGCATCGACTCCACACCCACCTGGTTCAACAACCACAAACCAGCTGCAGGGCATA GACCTGTTTGTACTACTGGATTTAATTGGTGCACCAAACCCAATCTTTCccaattattttcaaaacactCTTCGATGGTTTCAGAGGCTTCAAGCAATTG AGAAAAAGCTACACAACATGAATCTGCTGAAGAATCACCGTGCTGAAATTCAGTATTTCCAGAGTACTTTACATCGAGGCTTGGTTGAAGATGATCATGTTCCATTTTTATTAAGAG GGGTTCCAGTCCTGCATCTGATTCCATCCCCTTTTCCTGCAGTATGGCATACCATGAAGGACACAGAAGAAAACCTTGACAAAGCCACTATTGACAATCTCAACAAAATCATGCAAGTGTTTGTACTGGAATATCTCAACCTGTGA